One Megasphaera elsdenii DSM 20460 genomic window carries:
- the cobI gene encoding precorrin-2 C(20)-methyltransferase, translating into MKGTLYCVGVGPGDPELLTLKALKIIRTCPVLAVPQSRTGVVTAQGILMKALDGCGITIDDKTVIAMDFPMTRDDQVLKGAHEKAARRLMDELDEGRDVCLITLGCPTVYATSIYVHRLLRQAGYATEIVPGVPSFCAVAAELQQPLCEKDEALIVIPGNHKHRRDLLALDGSKVIMKPSGKLGPIQDELRDLQLLDKTAMIERCGLPGETVYEKAADAKDTGYFAVLLVK; encoded by the coding sequence ATGAAAGGAACACTGTACTGCGTCGGCGTCGGCCCGGGCGATCCGGAACTGCTGACCCTGAAGGCGCTGAAAATCATCCGCACCTGTCCCGTCCTGGCCGTACCCCAGAGCCGGACAGGCGTCGTCACGGCCCAGGGCATCCTCATGAAAGCCCTGGACGGCTGTGGCATTACCATCGACGACAAGACCGTCATCGCCATGGATTTTCCCATGACCCGTGACGACCAGGTCCTGAAGGGCGCTCATGAAAAAGCGGCGCGCCGCCTCATGGACGAACTCGACGAAGGCCGCGACGTCTGCCTCATCACCCTGGGCTGCCCGACGGTCTATGCGACCAGTATCTACGTCCACCGCCTGCTCCGCCAGGCCGGCTATGCGACGGAAATCGTGCCCGGCGTGCCCAGCTTCTGTGCCGTCGCAGCCGAGCTCCAGCAGCCGCTGTGCGAAAAAGATGAGGCCCTCATCGTCATCCCCGGCAATCATAAGCACCGCCGGGACCTGCTGGCCCTGGACGGCAGCAAGGTCATCATGAAGCCGTCCGGGAAACTGGGCCCTATCCAGGACGAGCTGCGGGACTTGCAGCTCCTGGACAAGACGGCCATGATCGAGCGCTGCGGCCTGCCGGGAGAAACGGTTTATGAAAAAGCGGCCGACGCCAAAGATACGGGCTATTTCGCCGTCTTGCTGGTGAAATAA
- a CDS encoding TIGR03936 family radical SAM-associated protein yields MERLRLAVKKDGALQFLSHLDFARAVRYVIIRAKLPICYSEGFNPHMKLSFASALGVGVSADVEYLDMELAEKLPVPDVMERMNAMSPNGFAVLDGKYVDAKAPKLMAIANYAVYTLRGPLTEDLSQDGLNQILAKFNDAPSVLYEKVSHKGKHRVRTIDVKQHVVEAVHGNVKEGNVYLTVGIYQTGEGAIKPSQVWEILGHEFGLPIHTDMMLARRTGIFVRKEDGKKYSLFEG; encoded by the coding sequence ATGGAAAGACTACGTTTAGCTGTTAAGAAGGACGGGGCCCTGCAGTTCCTGTCGCACCTGGATTTTGCCCGGGCCGTGCGCTACGTCATTATCCGGGCCAAGCTGCCCATCTGTTATTCCGAAGGCTTCAATCCCCATATGAAGCTCAGTTTCGCCTCCGCCCTGGGCGTCGGCGTCTCGGCCGATGTGGAATACCTCGACATGGAACTGGCGGAAAAACTGCCTGTCCCCGACGTCATGGAACGGATGAACGCCATGTCGCCTAACGGCTTTGCCGTCCTCGACGGCAAGTACGTCGATGCCAAGGCGCCGAAGTTGATGGCCATTGCCAACTACGCCGTCTATACCCTGCGCGGCCCGCTGACGGAAGACCTCAGCCAGGACGGGCTCAATCAGATCCTGGCGAAGTTCAACGACGCGCCCAGCGTCCTCTATGAAAAAGTATCCCATAAGGGCAAGCACCGCGTGCGGACCATCGACGTCAAGCAGCACGTCGTTGAAGCCGTCCACGGCAACGTCAAAGAGGGCAATGTCTATTTGACCGTCGGCATCTACCAGACCGGCGAAGGGGCCATCAAGCCGTCCCAGGTCTGGGAAATATTGGGTCATGAATTTGGCCTGCCCATCCATACGGACATGATGCTGGCCCGCCGGACGGGCATCTTCGTCCGCAAGGAAGATGGCAAGAAATATTCATTATTCGAGGGATAA
- a CDS encoding TIGR03960 family B12-binding radical SAM protein, with product MSHPVEIDPILLSKVSKPARYVGGEWNSVVKDHDAVKLTVAYCFPDVYEVAMSHLGLRILYALLNERPDVAAERVYAPWPDMEEVMRSQGYPLFSLETKTPVRDFDMVGFTLQYEMSFTNILNMLDLAGIPLFAKDRGDDMPLVAAGGPCAYNAEPLADYIDVFFLGESEESTQVLADTIIAWKEQGKPGGKKGLLKQLSQQPGNYVPSFYEAHYDDNGDFQGLTVTEPGAPAEIEKCVVSDVEHVFFPTKPIVPNIDIVHNRAVLELFRGCSRGCRFCQAGMLYRPVREKSPEHLADLAKQIIANSGYNEISLMSLSSADYSCLPELVDQLLDEFKGQKVSVSLPSLRVDSFSVDIAKKVQQVRKSGLTFAPEAGTQRLRDVINKGVTEEDLLAACENAFQNGWSTVKLYFMMGLPTETDEDLAGIADLAYKVLNLYRKVTHKNNGKVTVSVSSFVPKSHTAFQWFGQLPIEEIERKQQYIKGLINDKHISYHYHDAKTGRLEATFARGDRRMGKVLYQAWKLGCKFDGWTEMFDYDMWMKAFDLAGIDPDYYAARTRSLDEALPWDHLSNGAAKTYLKREWQKATVAELTHDCRRLPCTGCGVCPHLGVSIIDRKEGDDHGKTTFSC from the coding sequence TTGTCACATCCCGTGGAGATCGATCCGATTTTATTGAGCAAAGTCAGCAAGCCCGCCCGTTATGTCGGCGGCGAATGGAACAGCGTCGTCAAAGACCACGACGCCGTCAAGCTGACCGTTGCTTATTGTTTCCCTGACGTCTATGAAGTCGCCATGAGCCACCTGGGGCTGCGCATCCTCTATGCGCTCCTCAATGAACGGCCCGATGTGGCGGCTGAACGGGTCTATGCGCCCTGGCCGGATATGGAAGAAGTCATGCGCAGTCAGGGCTATCCGCTCTTTTCCCTGGAAACGAAGACGCCTGTCCGCGATTTCGACATGGTCGGCTTTACCCTCCAGTACGAAATGAGCTTCACCAACATCCTCAACATGCTCGACCTGGCCGGCATCCCGCTCTTTGCCAAAGACCGCGGCGACGATATGCCCCTGGTGGCAGCCGGCGGTCCCTGTGCCTATAACGCCGAACCTTTAGCCGATTATATCGACGTCTTTTTCCTGGGCGAATCGGAAGAATCGACGCAGGTCCTGGCCGATACGATCATCGCCTGGAAAGAGCAGGGGAAGCCTGGCGGAAAGAAGGGCCTGTTGAAACAGCTCTCCCAGCAGCCGGGCAACTACGTGCCGTCTTTCTATGAAGCCCACTACGATGACAACGGCGATTTCCAGGGCCTGACTGTGACCGAACCGGGGGCACCGGCAGAAATCGAGAAATGCGTCGTCTCCGATGTGGAACACGTCTTTTTCCCGACCAAGCCTATCGTCCCTAACATCGACATCGTCCACAACCGGGCCGTCCTGGAACTCTTCCGCGGCTGCAGCCGGGGCTGCCGTTTCTGTCAGGCCGGCATGCTTTACCGGCCGGTCCGGGAAAAATCGCCGGAACACCTGGCGGACCTGGCCAAACAGATCATCGCCAATTCCGGTTACAATGAAATTTCCCTCATGAGTCTCAGCTCGGCTGATTATTCGTGCCTGCCGGAACTGGTCGACCAGCTCCTGGATGAATTTAAGGGGCAGAAAGTCAGCGTCAGCCTGCCGTCACTGCGGGTCGACAGCTTTTCCGTCGACATCGCCAAGAAGGTCCAGCAGGTCCGCAAGAGCGGCCTGACCTTTGCGCCCGAAGCGGGGACCCAGCGCCTGCGCGACGTCATCAACAAGGGCGTCACCGAAGAAGATTTGCTGGCAGCCTGTGAAAATGCCTTCCAGAACGGCTGGTCCACGGTCAAGCTCTACTTCATGATGGGCTTGCCGACGGAAACCGATGAAGACCTGGCCGGCATTGCCGATTTGGCCTATAAGGTCCTCAATTTGTACCGCAAAGTGACCCACAAGAACAACGGCAAGGTCACGGTTTCCGTATCAAGCTTCGTGCCCAAGTCGCACACGGCCTTCCAGTGGTTCGGCCAGCTGCCCATCGAAGAAATCGAACGGAAACAGCAGTACATCAAGGGCCTTATCAACGACAAGCACATTTCCTATCACTACCACGACGCCAAGACGGGCCGCCTGGAAGCGACCTTCGCCCGCGGCGACCGCCGTATGGGCAAAGTCCTTTACCAAGCCTGGAAATTGGGCTGCAAGTTCGACGGCTGGACGGAAATGTTCGATTACGATATGTGGATGAAGGCCTTCGACTTGGCCGGCATCGACCCCGATTACTACGCGGCCCGGACGCGCAGCCTCGACGAAGCCCTGCCCTGGGACCACCTGAGCAACGGCGCTGCCAAGACTTATTTGAAACGTGAATGGCAGAAAGCCACGGTGGCTGAACTGACCCACGACTGCCGCCGCCTGCCCTGTACGGGCTGCGGTGTCTGCCCGCACCTGGGCGTATCCATCATCGACAGAAAGGAAGGGGACGACCATGGAAAGACTACGTTTAGCTGTTAA
- the rodA gene encoding rod shape-determining protein RodA: MFIQREWKNLDKVLLIVSFLIVCISLCIIGSATHINKGAINYDFVAKQGAAFVVDLMIILFFSRFDYAKLKKYAKPLYIINLLMLVAVMFVGTSALGAQRWIQLGPITLQPSEFSKLIMIICTASILSDRVGQLNTWRQVLPIGLYVGIPFLLVLKQPDLGTSLVFLAITFGMLFVGRIKMSLLRNVFLAGVVLAPVGWHFLKDYQKSRITVFLNPNADPFGAGYHIIQSKIAIGSGMLFGKGLFQGTQSQLNFLPENHTDFIFSVIGEELGFLGCVFLLFLYFILVYRGLMIAKDCKDSFGMMLATGVVSMWAFQILVNVGMTCGIMPVTGIPLPFMSYGVSALTTNMMGLGLLLSIYMRQQTMIF; this comes from the coding sequence ATGTTTATTCAACGCGAATGGAAAAACTTAGATAAAGTCCTGCTCATCGTGAGCTTCCTCATCGTCTGCATCAGCCTGTGTATCATCGGCAGTGCGACGCATATCAACAAAGGGGCCATCAATTACGACTTCGTCGCCAAGCAGGGGGCGGCTTTCGTCGTCGACTTGATGATCATCCTCTTTTTCAGCCGCTTCGACTATGCGAAGCTGAAAAAATACGCAAAACCCCTGTACATCATCAACCTGCTCATGCTGGTCGCCGTCATGTTCGTCGGCACGTCGGCCCTGGGGGCCCAGCGCTGGATCCAGCTCGGTCCGATTACCCTGCAGCCGTCGGAATTTTCCAAGCTCATCATGATCATCTGCACGGCGTCCATCCTCAGCGACCGCGTAGGCCAGCTCAATACGTGGCGCCAGGTCCTGCCCATCGGCCTCTATGTCGGGATTCCGTTCCTGCTTGTCTTGAAACAGCCTGACTTGGGGACGAGTCTTGTCTTCCTGGCCATTACCTTTGGCATGCTCTTCGTCGGCCGCATCAAGATGTCCCTCTTGCGGAATGTCTTTTTGGCCGGCGTCGTCCTGGCGCCTGTAGGCTGGCATTTTCTCAAGGATTACCAGAAGTCCCGTATTACGGTCTTCCTCAATCCGAATGCCGACCCCTTCGGTGCCGGTTACCATATCATCCAGTCCAAAATCGCCATCGGTTCGGGCATGCTCTTTGGCAAGGGCCTCTTCCAGGGGACCCAGAGCCAGCTGAACTTCCTGCCGGAAAACCACACGGACTTCATCTTTTCCGTCATCGGTGAAGAACTGGGCTTTTTGGGTTGCGTCTTTCTCTTGTTCCTGTATTTCATCCTCGTCTATCGCGGCCTGATGATCGCCAAGGACTGCAAGGACAGCTTCGGCATGATGTTGGCGACCGGCGTCGTGTCCATGTGGGCTTTCCAGATACTGGTCAACGTCGGCATGACCTGCGGCATCATGCCGGTCACGGGGATTCCTCTGCCGTTCATGAGTTACGGTGTCAGCGCCTTGACGACCAATATGATGGGCCTGGGCCTGTTACTGAGTATTTACATGCGTCAACAGACGATGATTTTTTAA
- a CDS encoding AAA family ATPase: MSQLIAIASGKGGVGKTLITAALSVLLQRRGHRVLAADADMGLRNLDLLFGLDGAIHYDASQAARGKCLPGQALLTVVPGLDFLPASQKRTWERVDIPSYQYVLESLSASYDYTLIDCPPGRDGAYKAATALADDILFVVGPSPSSLRDVSRLMQYCDRQKRFHYDVILNNFYADGLITADTAQSCLQTGHLAGLLPHDEGIDRAAGEGRIASVSESLPFCQALSATADWLETGQAIDTAALTALLPKQLARPVSSGLSLRRRRQECQNWRHYRR, from the coding sequence ATGTCCCAGCTCATCGCCATCGCCTCCGGCAAGGGCGGCGTCGGCAAGACCTTGATCACGGCGGCCCTGTCCGTCCTCTTGCAGCGCCGGGGCCATCGCGTCCTGGCGGCCGATGCTGATATGGGGCTGCGCAACCTGGACCTGCTCTTCGGTCTGGACGGCGCTATCCATTACGATGCCAGCCAGGCGGCGCGGGGCAAGTGCCTGCCCGGCCAGGCCCTGTTGACGGTCGTGCCGGGACTGGATTTCCTGCCGGCCAGCCAGAAACGGACCTGGGAGCGGGTCGATATCCCGTCGTACCAGTATGTCCTGGAGTCGCTATCTGCTTCTTATGACTATACGCTCATCGATTGCCCGCCTGGCCGCGATGGCGCCTATAAGGCGGCGACGGCCCTGGCCGATGACATCTTGTTCGTCGTCGGACCGTCGCCGTCGTCGCTGCGCGATGTGTCCAGGCTCATGCAGTATTGCGACCGGCAGAAGCGTTTTCACTACGATGTCATCCTCAATAATTTTTACGCCGACGGCCTCATCACCGCCGATACGGCCCAATCGTGCTTGCAGACCGGCCACCTCGCCGGTCTCTTGCCGCATGATGAAGGCATCGACCGGGCTGCCGGAGAAGGGCGGATTGCCAGCGTATCGGAATCGCTGCCGTTCTGTCAGGCCTTGTCGGCGACGGCAGACTGGCTGGAAACGGGGCAGGCCATCGACACGGCCGCGTTGACGGCCTTACTGCCGAAGCAGCTGGCCCGGCCTGTTTCATCGGGCCTGTCACTGCGCCGCCGTCGTCAGGAATGTCAGAATTGGCGCCACTATCGTCGATAG
- the mrdA gene encoding penicillin-binding protein 2 — MLEALLKKKNQDGRFRYLYWIIIVIFIILVSRLVYLQLFAGEYYHTLAEGNRLRAIPIAAMRGIMYDRNGQILVGSRPSFMVTYVPPKEGMSDEELQKLAGILNMPEDKLREKVQKVKSSYVPTVLANDLTQDIVTKIEEQRNDLPGVSVDVQPIRYYPYKMMAAQVFGYVGQIDEEDAKRLKGVEGVSNITQIGRAGLEAYYDDLLRGKDGGRQVEVDAAGSPVKEMERKEPVAGHNMHLTIDLYLQQATERAMDRQIANGIGTHGIAAVAVDPNTGAVLAMASRPAYDPNWFTRGITEKEWSLINDNPNHPMENRVIAGEYPPGSTFKLITGSAALELKKVTPDEMIFDSGRHWLVDMRNAGGEALGWINFVEALAKSDNVYFYEMGRRVGIDELAKYARMFGMGKKTGIALRGEAPGLVASAEYKKKNFHDEWYLGDTFNSAIGQGFQLVTPLQAAMIVSEVANGGIQYRPFIVSRIDNLDGTPYKIFAPEQVGTLSVSKSTLDLVREGMRNVAEESGTAGSLFAGFPIQVAGKTGTAENFGGTDHGWFVAYAPYEHPRIVIAVLTEQGGFGSLSSGPIVRSMLEAYFHVGEYAEGAPKDKDKNGKDKNTKADKNTHDGKGDSQHDSDDR, encoded by the coding sequence ATGCTTGAAGCGTTACTGAAAAAGAAAAATCAAGATGGCCGCTTCCGGTATCTCTACTGGATCATCATCGTGATTTTCATCATACTCGTCAGCCGGCTGGTCTATTTACAGCTCTTTGCCGGCGAATATTACCACACTCTGGCCGAAGGGAACCGCCTGCGGGCTATTCCTATCGCAGCGATGCGCGGCATCATGTACGACCGCAATGGCCAGATCCTGGTCGGCTCGCGGCCGAGCTTCATGGTCACGTATGTACCGCCTAAAGAAGGCATGAGTGACGAAGAACTGCAGAAACTGGCAGGCATCCTCAACATGCCCGAAGATAAATTGCGGGAAAAGGTCCAGAAAGTCAAGAGTTCCTATGTGCCGACGGTCCTGGCCAATGATTTGACCCAGGATATCGTCACCAAAATCGAAGAACAGCGCAATGACCTGCCTGGCGTCTCTGTCGACGTCCAGCCGATCCGCTATTATCCTTATAAGATGATGGCCGCTCAGGTTTTCGGTTATGTCGGTCAGATCGATGAAGAAGATGCCAAGCGCCTGAAAGGCGTCGAAGGCGTGTCCAACATCACCCAGATCGGCCGGGCCGGCCTGGAAGCTTATTATGACGACCTCCTGCGCGGCAAGGACGGCGGCCGTCAGGTCGAAGTCGATGCGGCCGGCAGCCCGGTCAAGGAAATGGAACGGAAGGAACCCGTCGCCGGCCATAATATGCACTTGACCATCGACCTCTACCTGCAGCAGGCTACGGAACGGGCCATGGACCGCCAGATTGCCAATGGCATCGGCACCCACGGCATCGCCGCCGTCGCCGTCGACCCCAACACGGGCGCTGTCCTGGCCATGGCCAGCCGCCCGGCATACGACCCGAACTGGTTCACCCGGGGCATTACGGAAAAGGAATGGTCCCTCATCAACGACAATCCCAACCACCCCATGGAAAACCGCGTCATTGCCGGTGAATATCCGCCAGGTTCGACGTTCAAGCTGATCACAGGGTCGGCCGCTTTGGAATTGAAGAAAGTCACGCCTGATGAAATGATCTTCGACAGTGGCCGTCACTGGTTAGTCGATATGCGCAACGCCGGTGGCGAAGCCCTGGGCTGGATCAACTTCGTCGAAGCCCTGGCTAAGTCCGATAACGTATACTTCTACGAAATGGGCCGCCGCGTCGGCATCGACGAACTGGCAAAATACGCCCGCATGTTCGGCATGGGCAAGAAAACGGGCATCGCCCTGCGCGGCGAAGCACCGGGCCTGGTCGCCAGTGCGGAATATAAGAAGAAGAATTTCCACGATGAATGGTACCTCGGCGATACGTTCAACTCGGCTATCGGCCAGGGCTTCCAGCTGGTCACGCCGCTCCAGGCGGCTATGATCGTCAGCGAAGTCGCCAACGGCGGCATCCAGTACCGGCCGTTCATCGTCAGCCGTATCGACAATCTCGACGGCACGCCATATAAGATCTTCGCACCGGAACAGGTCGGCACCTTGTCCGTATCCAAATCGACGCTGGACCTGGTCCGCGAAGGGATGCGTAACGTTGCCGAAGAATCCGGTACTGCCGGTTCCTTGTTCGCAGGCTTCCCGATTCAGGTCGCCGGCAAGACAGGGACGGCGGAAAACTTCGGCGGCACGGACCATGGCTGGTTCGTCGCCTATGCGCCGTATGAACATCCGCGCATCGTCATCGCCGTCCTGACGGAACAGGGCGGGTTCGGCTCCCTGTCGTCCGGCCCGATTGTCCGTTCCATGCTGGAAGCGTACTTCCACGTCGGCGAATATGCCGAAGGCGCACCGAAGGATAAGGACAAGAACGGCAAAGATAAAAATACTAAAGCCGATAAGAACACCCACGATGGGAAGGGTGACAGTCAGCACGACAGTGATGACCGGTAA
- the mreD gene encoding rod shape-determining protein MreD, protein MKKLNCIMTAFIVFILQSAVLPFMFNGVSQPNLIFVFVVLMALHHGQRIGIITALLGGFCQDVIIGNFFGMHLLVYLIVALVCSYLGRDIDKDQWVLTLLIVLGATEVGLALTCGFLFLAGQYINIAAYLLEFSIPMLVYHGILALPVDHIVWHLRREDAFYGFPGYRW, encoded by the coding sequence ATGAAGAAACTGAACTGTATCATGACGGCTTTCATCGTCTTCATTTTGCAGAGCGCTGTCCTGCCTTTTATGTTTAACGGTGTGAGCCAGCCGAACCTCATCTTCGTCTTCGTCGTCCTCATGGCCCTCCATCACGGACAGCGCATCGGCATCATCACGGCCCTGCTGGGCGGCTTTTGTCAGGACGTCATCATCGGCAATTTCTTTGGGATGCACCTCCTGGTCTACCTCATCGTAGCCCTGGTCTGCAGCTACCTGGGCCGGGATATCGACAAGGACCAGTGGGTCCTGACGCTGCTCATCGTCCTGGGCGCGACGGAAGTCGGCCTGGCCCTGACCTGCGGCTTCCTCTTCCTGGCCGGCCAGTACATCAATATTGCCGCCTACTTATTGGAATTCAGCATACCCATGCTTGTTTATCACGGGATCCTGGCCCTGCCCGTAGACCACATCGTCTGGCACTTGCGCCGTGAAGATGCTTTTTACGGGTTTCCCGGCTATCGCTGGTAA
- the mreC gene encoding rod shape-determining protein MreC → MFSFGKRSVVFVLILFIVIALVGWAWRQRDSLPFITKPLMTIMSPFEYGASRVMDSLTSSIHIVDISLKNRIEWESLEKENADLKSRTVDYDEVVAENDRLRALLNFKSSHNQYQLLAGSVISRDYGTWTNTMIIDVGSGEGVEKDMPVITPSGVVGFISDVYPHSARVQLLTDPRTSIGAIVQRPESRVSSVVRGNGNVPTEPQFVNIAKDADILEGDTLVTSGFGSIYPKGLPIGTIVSIHQNENDFVKYAVIRPSVDFSKLEEVFVILKSADTGSYEKPEVTPKLVPQTNRDKVEGIKGAAAL, encoded by the coding sequence TTGTTTTCGTTCGGTAAAAGAAGCGTCGTCTTCGTACTCATCTTATTCATCGTCATTGCGCTTGTCGGCTGGGCCTGGCGCCAGCGCGATTCCCTGCCGTTCATCACCAAGCCGCTGATGACGATCATGTCGCCTTTTGAATACGGTGCCAGCCGCGTCATGGACTCCCTGACGTCGAGCATCCACATTGTCGACATCAGCCTGAAAAACCGCATTGAATGGGAATCGCTGGAAAAAGAAAATGCCGACCTCAAGAGCCGGACTGTCGACTACGATGAAGTCGTAGCCGAAAACGACCGCCTGCGGGCGCTCCTCAATTTCAAATCGTCCCACAACCAGTACCAGCTTCTGGCTGGGTCCGTCATTTCCCGTGACTATGGCACGTGGACCAATACGATGATCATAGACGTCGGCAGCGGTGAAGGCGTCGAAAAGGATATGCCTGTCATCACGCCGAGCGGCGTCGTCGGCTTCATCAGCGATGTCTATCCTCATTCGGCTCGGGTCCAGCTCCTGACCGACCCGCGGACGAGCATCGGCGCCATCGTCCAGCGTCCGGAATCGCGGGTGTCCTCTGTCGTCCGCGGTAACGGCAACGTACCGACGGAACCGCAGTTCGTCAACATCGCCAAGGACGCAGATATCCTGGAAGGGGATACACTGGTCACGTCGGGCTTCGGCTCTATCTACCCGAAGGGCCTGCCCATCGGTACCATCGTGTCGATCCATCAGAATGAAAATGATTTCGTAAAATATGCCGTCATTCGTCCCAGCGTCGATTTCTCCAAACTGGAAGAAGTCTTCGTCATCTTGAAGTCGGCCGACACCGGGTCTTATGAAAAACCGGAGGTTACGCCGAAACTCGTACCGCAGACGAATCGCGACAAAGTAGAAGGGATCAAAGGAGCCGCAGCCTTATGA
- the mreB gene encoding rod shape-determining protein has product MASIFSPLTKNIGIDLGTSTTQVYVEGRGIVLSEPSVMATDERNSKIIAVGRAAEDLLSRSPETVKLHRPLVHGVIADYSVTRTMLGYILSKCVRSVQRLRIMIGVPSAASNVEKRAVMEAVYQAGAKEAFLIETAAAAALGVNLPVYDPVGNMVIDIGGGTTNVAMLSLGGIVVSKSLHLGSLDFNAAIKDYLRYQYDIVTDDTTIEEMKVTNGSAILPLEDRGYYFMGRGLDDGLQREMAIKSSELYHVIGKPLIKILDLVKDVLRETPPELAADIMEHGIVLTGGGAKLKGLDQLFTQELGVPVMVAPEPELAVAKGTGIAVADRDKLSALVEGAQRIYRRRF; this is encoded by the coding sequence ATGGCTTCGATTTTTTCTCCATTAACTAAAAATATAGGGATTGATTTAGGGACGTCTACAACCCAGGTCTATGTGGAGGGCCGGGGCATCGTCCTGTCTGAACCATCGGTCATGGCGACGGACGAACGGAACAGCAAGATCATTGCTGTCGGCCGGGCCGCCGAAGACTTGTTATCCCGGTCACCGGAAACGGTGAAGCTCCATCGGCCGCTGGTCCACGGCGTCATCGCCGATTACAGTGTTACCCGGACCATGCTGGGGTATATCCTCAGCAAGTGCGTCCGCAGTGTCCAGCGCCTGCGCATTATGATCGGCGTGCCGTCGGCAGCGTCGAATGTCGAGAAGCGGGCCGTCATGGAAGCGGTCTACCAGGCCGGCGCGAAAGAAGCCTTTTTGATCGAAACGGCAGCGGCGGCTGCCCTCGGCGTCAACCTGCCCGTCTATGACCCGGTCGGCAACATGGTCATCGACATCGGCGGCGGTACGACTAATGTGGCCATGCTGTCCCTGGGGGGCATCGTCGTTTCCAAGTCGCTCCACTTGGGCAGCCTTGATTTCAATGCGGCCATCAAAGATTATCTGCGCTATCAGTACGATATCGTCACGGACGATACGACTATCGAGGAAATGAAAGTGACCAATGGTTCGGCGATCCTGCCTTTAGAGGACCGGGGCTATTACTTCATGGGCCGCGGCCTCGACGACGGTCTCCAGCGGGAAATGGCCATCAAATCGAGTGAGCTCTACCACGTCATCGGCAAGCCCCTTATCAAGATCCTCGACCTGGTCAAGGATGTCCTGCGGGAAACGCCGCCAGAACTGGCAGCGGACATCATGGAACACGGCATCGTCCTCACCGGCGGCGGCGCCAAGCTCAAGGGCCTGGACCAGCTCTTTACGCAGGAACTGGGCGTGCCGGTCATGGTGGCCCCGGAACCGGAACTGGCCGTTGCCAAAGGCACGGGCATTGCCGTCGCGGATCGTGATAAGTTATCGGCCCTCGTCGAAGGGGCTCAGCGTATATATAGGAGGAGATTTTAA